A part of Podarcis muralis chromosome 13, rPodMur119.hap1.1, whole genome shotgun sequence genomic DNA contains:
- the LOC114582498 gene encoding stress-associated endoplasmic reticulum protein 2-like: protein MSGVQRMKVANERHSKSITQRGGLHRAPTPQEEKAPVGPWLLALFVFVVCGSAIFQIIQSIRLGG, encoded by the exons TGAAAGTGGCCAACGAGAGGCACAGCAAGAGCATCACTCAGAGGGGGGGCCTCCATCGGGCCCCG ACACCCCAAGAGGAAAAAGCCCCCGTTGGCCCCTGGCTCCTGGCCCTCTTCGTCTTCGTGGTCTGCGGATCAG CCATCTTCCAGATTATCCAGAGCATCCGACTTGGAGGTTAA